The DNA sequence TTTGCAACGAGGCAAAATCTGCATTTTCTTTATTGTATTTAATATCTGGTTTCCGTCGGATTAGACCAATTCCTGAACACGGCGCATCTACTAAAATTTTATCAAAGGCGTCTGCCCCAAAAGTTTCAAAAACCTTTCTCGCATCTAGCTTTTTCGTAATCACTTTATCTGCCACACCTAAGCGCTGTGCATTTTCTTTTATCAGAGCCAACTTATGCTCATAGAGATCTAATGCCGTAACCTGCCCTGTCGTTAAGTAAGAAGCAATGTGCATGGTTTTACCACCGGGTGCACTGCATGCGTCTAACACTTTTTCATCGCCACGCAATTCAAGAGTTGGCGCGACCAATTGGCTAGACTCGTCTTGAATAGTAATAGCACCTTCCTCAAACAAGGCATGCCCTGCAAAATGACCGTGGCTTTTCACCAACGCACTCGGAGCTAATAGCGAATCTTCTGCTTGCAACACTTGTTTTAATTCTTCTTTACGACTTAAATCCACCACTCGAATACTGGCTTTGTTCCGAAGAAATAAACTCTCAAAAATGGCTAGAGCTCGTTTTTCACCGTACTCTTCAATCAGCACTTTAACCAGCCAAACTGGCAAAGAATATTGAATAGAATAGCGTTTGTTTTTACGTTTAATACTGCCTATATCTGCTACACCGTCCCGTAATAATCCTCGCAGTACTGCATTGATGAACTTTTCGCTTCCCTTTTTTCGTGCCTTTGCCAGCTCTACCGCTTCATTGACGACCGCATGCGCTGGAATTTTATCAAGATATTGTATCTGATACAAGCTCATCAACAAAAGAATATAAAGCCAGGAATCCA is a window from the Streptococcus anginosus subsp. whileyi MAS624 genome containing:
- the rsmB gene encoding 16S rRNA (cytosine(967)-C(5))-methyltransferase RsmB, which produces MVNKIKTARQTALAVLEAVFSEGAYSNVALNQALLGVPLSSADKGLVTEIVYGTVARKITLEWYLSHVIEDRDKLDSWLYILLLMSLYQIQYLDKIPAHAVVNEAVELAKARKKGSEKFINAVLRGLLRDGVADIGSIKRKNKRYSIQYSLPVWLVKVLIEEYGEKRALAIFESLFLRNKASIRVVDLSRKEELKQVLQAEDSLLAPSALVKSHGHFAGHALFEEGAITIQDESSQLVAPTLELRGDEKVLDACSAPGGKTMHIASYLTTGQVTALDLYEHKLALIKENAQRLGVADKVITKKLDARKVFETFGADAFDKILVDAPCSGIGLIRRKPDIKYNKENADFASLQKIQLEILDSVCQSLRKGGIITYSTCTIVSQENFQVVEQFLAAHPNFEQVKLEHNRQDILKDGCILITPELYGSDGFFISQFKRIS